The following nucleotide sequence is from candidate division WOR-3 bacterium.
ATGTCGCCATGGATATAAAGGCACCCCTGGATACCCGCTATTTTCTTGCCGTCGGAAAAAAACCTCAATCCCAGCCGGATTTGATCGATAAGATTAAAAAATCCATCAACCTCCTGTTGAACTCTGATATCGATTACGAATTCCGGACGACCTGTGTGCCGGGGTTGATTGATGAAAAAGGCCTCAGACAAATTGGCGCGGAGATCAAAGGCGCCCGGTTATGGGCACTCCAGCGCTATATTGCGCTCAATGCCTATAAAAAAGAGTACCGGAATAAGCAATTTGATGAAACGCAATTGCAGAAATTCTTGGAGATTGCCCGATCAATCATGCTGAATGTAAAATTGAGATAGGGTGATCTCTTCGAGACTTAAGTGTTAAATCTACTTTATTGACACCAT
It contains:
- a CDS encoding anaerobic ribonucleoside-triphosphate reductase activating protein produces the protein MIRAFIETSLIDWDGKITSVFFFDRCNFRCPYCQNWRLITHPEKFPVYEIEELFKIVLKKKNWIDGIVLTGGEPLLFPEAIMTIAEIAHKNNLKIKLDTNGSLPEELGRMLELKIVDYVAMDIKAPLDTRYFLAVGKKPQSQPDLIDKIKKSINLLLNSDIDYEFRTTCVPGLIDEKGLRQIGAEIKGARLWALQRYIALNAYKKEYRNKQFDETQLQKFLEIARSIMLNVKLR